One window of Rasiella rasia genomic DNA carries:
- a CDS encoding T9SS type A sorting domain-containing protein produces MKKITLMLALAIGATTFAQTDLAYTDGSIDSGVLCDNAAPGAIDGSYSFVLGDFGVDASMDFLISEVRFYASALNNAPAAGLDAVVNVYTTDAPYPTGTLTLVESAIQNMAPGTEGTIYMVAMNAQVPGDSEVVVEVQFPDDGVTIAAIGTNETGTGISWVNGCGIAGPVDLADFLPNDWEIQATGDSVLGVNDNIADAVSIFPNPATDVINVRVPSNVTIEGVSVYDILGKDTGARLENGTINTSNFARGVYMLNVRTSAGSITEKIIKQ; encoded by the coding sequence ATGAAAAAAATTACTTTAATGTTAGCTCTTGCAATTGGAGCAACAACTTTTGCACAAACAGATTTAGCTTACACAGACGGTTCTATCGATAGTGGTGTGTTATGCGATAACGCTGCACCTGGTGCTATTGACGGAAGTTACTCTTTCGTATTAGGAGATTTCGGTGTTGACGCTTCTATGGATTTCTTAATTTCTGAAGTTCGTTTTTATGCTTCTGCATTAAACAATGCTCCTGCAGCTGGTTTAGATGCTGTTGTAAATGTTTACACAACTGATGCACCTTACCCAACTGGAACATTAACTTTAGTTGAGTCTGCTATTCAAAATATGGCTCCTGGAACTGAAGGAACTATTTACATGGTAGCAATGAACGCTCAAGTACCTGGAGATTCTGAGGTTGTTGTTGAAGTTCAATTCCCAGATGATGGTGTAACTATCGCTGCTATTGGAACTAACGAAACAGGAACTGGTATTTCATGGGTAAACGGATGTGGTATCGCTGGTCCAGTTGATTTAGCTGACTTCCTTCCAAATGACTGGGAAATTCAAGCAACTGGAGATTCAGTATTAGGTGTTAACGATAATATTGCTGATGCAGTATCTATCTTCCCTAACCCTGCAACAGACGTTATCAACGTACGTGTACCATCTAACGTAACTATCGAAGGTGTATCTGTATACGATATTTTAGGTAAAGATACTGGTGCTCGTTTAGAGAACGGAACTATCAATACTTCAAACTTCGCTAGAGGTGTTTACATGTTAAATGTAAGAACTTCTGCTGGTTCAATTACTGAGAAAATCATCAAGCAGTAA
- a CDS encoding DUF4293 domain-containing protein gives MLQRIQTVYIFVSALVMAGLYVWFPNITDEAGTVVIARDEYLVFGLVFVSIALAVISILSFKKRQLQFVLNRLNIISNFVLLGVFVYRSLKISGETLVSEKGIGVLLPIISIVLLVLANKAIKKDEDLVKSVDRLR, from the coding sequence ATGTTACAACGTATTCAAACCGTTTATATTTTTGTTTCTGCCTTAGTAATGGCAGGGCTTTATGTTTGGTTTCCGAACATAACAGATGAAGCAGGTACTGTAGTTATTGCAAGAGATGAATATTTGGTTTTCGGACTTGTATTTGTGTCTATTGCTTTGGCTGTGATTTCAATTTTGAGTTTTAAAAAGCGGCAGTTACAGTTTGTACTCAACCGTTTAAACATCATATCTAACTTTGTATTACTGGGAGTTTTCGTATACAGGTCACTAAAGATATCCGGAGAAACGTTGGTTTCTGAGAAGGGTATTGGGGTGTTACTTCCTATCATCTCTATCGTTTTATTAGTGTTGGCCAATAAGGCCATCAAAAAGGATGAAGATCTCGTAAAATCTGTTGACCGTTTACGCTAA
- a CDS encoding metallophosphoesterase family protein has protein sequence MTKILLLSDTHSFIDDMVLKYVKQADEVWHAGDIGDLKVTDTLKSLRPLRAVYGNIDTAEARTEFPLDNKFMCEKVSVWITHIGGYPGHYNKRIREALKINTPRLFITGHSHILKVMPDKKLNLLHMNPGAIGKHGFHKVRTMLRFEIDGREIKNLEVIELAR, from the coding sequence TTGACCAAAATTTTACTCCTTAGCGACACCCATAGTTTTATTGACGATATGGTATTAAAATATGTGAAGCAAGCCGATGAGGTATGGCATGCAGGTGACATTGGCGATTTAAAAGTTACAGATACATTAAAGAGTCTACGACCACTTAGAGCTGTTTACGGTAATATAGATACTGCCGAAGCAAGAACAGAATTCCCTTTAGACAATAAATTTATGTGTGAAAAAGTATCTGTGTGGATTACCCATATTGGTGGCTACCCAGGACATTATAATAAACGCATACGCGAAGCCTTAAAAATTAACACTCCTCGCCTCTTTATTACGGGACATTCTCATATTTTAAAGGTAATGCCAGACAAGAAGTTAAACCTCCTACATATGAATCCTGGGGCTATTGGTAAACACGGATTTCATAAAGTACGTACAATGCTTCGTTTTGAAATTGACGGGAGAGAAATAAAGAATTTAGAAGTTATTGAGCTCGCTCGATAG
- the rho gene encoding transcription termination factor Rho: protein MLEISELKAKKLPELQELAKTLSVPKYRSLKKLDLVYQILDYQAANPNVVKAVVQEEKTSTSAPSKPKEEKQARAPKPRAPRNNNRDQSKDTKVSEETKNADSRKNTHRSESKKDDTHKSSNQKQNNDTKQSNDKNDKRDSRDSNDKRQRNQKDNNKNNRNDNRNNRNNGNQHKNNGNKDTRNRYKEPDYEFDGIIESEGVLDIMQDGYGFLRSSDYNYLSSPDDIYVSQSQIRLFGLKTGDTVLGEVRPPKEGEKYFPLIKVNKINGLNPNVVRDRVSFEHLTPLFPQEKFNLADKQNTISTRIIDLFAPIGKGQRGMIVSQPKTGKTMLLKDIANAIAANHPEVYQMILLIDERPEEVTDMQRNVQGEVIASTFDKEPSEHVRIANLVIEKAKRLVECGHDVVILLDSITRLARAYNTVQPASGKILSGGVDANALNKPKRFFGAARNIENGGSLSIIATALTETGSKMDEVIFEEFKGTGNMELQLDRKISNRRIFPAIDLTSSSTRRDDLLLDEKTIQRMWVMRKYLADMNPVEAMEFINDRFRQTKNNEEFLISMNG, encoded by the coding sequence ATGTTAGAAATTTCAGAATTAAAGGCAAAGAAGTTACCTGAACTTCAAGAACTTGCAAAAACACTAAGCGTACCTAAGTACAGAAGCTTAAAAAAATTAGATTTAGTATATCAAATATTAGATTACCAAGCCGCTAACCCTAATGTGGTAAAGGCAGTGGTACAGGAAGAAAAAACATCAACTTCAGCTCCTTCTAAACCTAAAGAAGAGAAACAAGCGCGTGCGCCAAAACCTCGTGCGCCTAGAAACAACAATAGGGACCAGTCTAAAGACACTAAAGTTTCCGAAGAAACTAAGAACGCAGATTCGCGAAAGAACACACATCGCTCAGAATCTAAGAAGGACGATACCCATAAATCTTCTAACCAGAAGCAAAATAACGACACTAAGCAGTCTAATGACAAAAATGACAAGCGCGACTCTCGTGACTCTAATGACAAAAGGCAGCGCAATCAAAAAGACAACAACAAGAATAACCGAAACGACAATCGCAACAACCGTAATAACGGCAATCAGCACAAAAACAACGGTAATAAAGACACTCGCAATAGATACAAGGAGCCCGACTACGAATTTGATGGGATTATAGAAAGCGAAGGAGTTTTAGATATCATGCAAGACGGCTACGGTTTCTTGCGTTCAAGCGATTATAATTACTTATCATCTCCAGACGATATTTATGTTTCACAATCTCAAATTAGACTGTTTGGTCTAAAAACAGGAGATACTGTATTAGGAGAAGTACGACCTCCAAAAGAAGGTGAAAAATATTTTCCTCTTATTAAGGTAAACAAAATTAATGGGCTTAATCCGAACGTGGTGCGTGACCGTGTTTCTTTCGAACACCTTACACCACTTTTCCCGCAAGAGAAATTTAATCTTGCAGATAAGCAAAACACCATTTCTACACGTATTATCGATTTATTTGCGCCAATAGGTAAAGGACAACGAGGTATGATTGTTTCGCAACCTAAAACTGGTAAAACAATGTTGCTTAAAGATATTGCGAATGCAATTGCAGCAAATCATCCAGAAGTATACCAAATGATTCTTTTAATTGATGAGCGTCCAGAAGAAGTAACAGACATGCAACGTAATGTGCAAGGTGAAGTTATAGCCTCTACGTTCGACAAAGAGCCTTCTGAGCATGTGCGTATTGCTAATTTGGTTATAGAGAAAGCCAAACGACTCGTAGAGTGCGGTCATGATGTAGTTATTCTATTAGACTCTATTACACGTTTAGCTCGTGCGTACAACACCGTTCAACCTGCCAGCGGAAAAATTCTTTCTGGAGGTGTAGACGCTAATGCACTAAACAAACCAAAACGATTCTTTGGTGCTGCTCGTAATATTGAAAATGGTGGATCTTTAAGTATCATTGCTACAGCGCTTACTGAAACTGGAAGTAAGATGGACGAAGTAATTTTTGAAGAATTTAAAGGAACAGGTAACATGGAATTACAATTGGATCGTAAAATATCGAACCGTCGTATTTTCCCAGCGATCGACCTTACTTCTTCTAGTACACGTCGAGACGACTTGTTACTTGACGAAAAGACCATTCAACGTATGTGGGTGATGCGAAAGTACTTGGCAGATATGAACCCTGTAGAAGCAATGGAGTTTATAAATGACAGATTTAGACAAACTAAAAATAATGAAGAGTTTCTTATCTCTATGAATGGATAA
- a CDS encoding T9SS type A sorting domain-containing protein, which translates to MKNYVLVLMCALGMISLNAQNTGELGVLLDRLDSYSDSPLSIDMVISSKFNAEEQTILFNHLTTQAENAATTVSFGANRNPSVYSVLNVRGDDVFGTMAGDPPFSIDPIVDPFPITCFADDFDAAGVLYAMEFLNDVNDDPLSRNIVTIDPTDGTVAVIGDALGILNGETPTGMAFDFTSNTMYVSSATRLFTLDTGTGALTEVGSFGVAGSMIWLVIDNDGNAWGANITDDLFYSIDLLSGGAIDVGPLGIDIGFAQEATIDPETNILYMAAYTGGGTGGVHTVDMTTGAATLVGDTGPLDAEFGMFSVAGVPATAGVGENQISQVAIFPNPASEIVNIKTPGSIEVQNAVLYDVLGKDTGARLVNGSMSVSHLPRGVYLLNLKTSAGTITEKIVKQ; encoded by the coding sequence ATGAAAAACTATGTACTTGTACTCATGTGCGCTCTGGGAATGATTTCTCTTAATGCGCAAAACACTGGGGAGCTTGGTGTTCTCTTAGATCGCTTAGACAGCTATTCAGATTCACCACTGTCTATAGATATGGTGATTTCTTCTAAGTTTAACGCAGAAGAACAAACCATTTTATTTAATCACCTTACTACACAGGCCGAGAATGCAGCAACAACTGTTTCTTTTGGAGCCAACAGAAATCCAAGTGTATATTCTGTACTTAATGTGAGAGGGGATGATGTATTTGGAACTATGGCTGGTGATCCACCGTTCTCTATTGATCCCATAGTAGACCCTTTTCCAATAACCTGTTTTGCAGACGATTTTGACGCTGCAGGAGTATTGTATGCAATGGAATTTCTAAACGATGTAAATGATGATCCATTAAGTAGGAATATTGTGACTATAGACCCTACAGACGGTACAGTAGCTGTTATTGGTGATGCACTTGGAATTCTCAATGGCGAGACGCCAACAGGTATGGCATTCGACTTTACATCGAATACCATGTATGTTTCTTCTGCTACACGTCTATTTACATTAGACACGGGTACAGGGGCGCTTACAGAAGTAGGTTCGTTTGGAGTTGCTGGAAGTATGATTTGGTTGGTAATAGACAACGACGGTAACGCTTGGGGTGCAAATATTACTGATGACTTATTTTATTCTATCGATCTATTATCTGGAGGCGCAATAGATGTTGGTCCGTTAGGAATTGATATTGGCTTTGCACAAGAGGCAACCATAGATCCTGAAACAAATATTCTCTATATGGCTGCTTATACTGGTGGAGGTACAGGTGGTGTGCATACTGTAGATATGACCACAGGAGCTGCGACTCTAGTTGGTGATACTGGACCGTTAGATGCCGAATTTGGAATGTTCTCAGTTGCTGGTGTTCCTGCAACTGCTGGAGTAGGTGAAAACCAGATTAGTCAAGTAGCTATATTTCCAAATCCTGCTTCGGAAATAGTAAACATAAAAACTCCTGGATCTATCGAAGTACAAAATGCTGTGCTTTATGATGTTTTAGGCAAGGATACAGGAGCTCGATTGGTAAATGGTAGCATGAGTGTTTCACATTTACCTAGAGGGGTTTATTTGCTTAACCTTAAAACATCTGCAGGTACGATTACAGAAAAGATAGTGAAGCAATAA
- the truA gene encoding tRNA pseudouridine(38-40) synthase TruA codes for MRYFFEIAYNGTNYHGWQIQPEAISVQGVLEQTLSTFFRTDIKIIGAGRTDTGVHAKQIFAHTDIDAISNIEETKFKLNSFLPKDISVESIRQVNDTAHARFDATEREYQYFIALRKDPFQQELAYQIYQTPNVDLMNEAAKILLGYSDFQCFSRSNTDVKTYLCDITKAVWEIDQKGLRFTITANRFLRNMVRAIVGTLLDVGFGKTSLAELHEIIASKDRKNAGASAPAHGLYLTKVTYPNTIFIKN; via the coding sequence TTGCGTTACTTTTTTGAAATAGCCTACAACGGAACAAACTATCATGGTTGGCAAATTCAGCCAGAAGCTATAAGTGTGCAAGGTGTTTTGGAACAAACGCTATCCACATTTTTTAGAACCGACATAAAAATTATTGGGGCAGGAAGAACAGACACAGGTGTACACGCCAAACAAATATTTGCGCATACAGACATAGATGCCATTTCGAATATTGAGGAGACAAAGTTTAAACTAAACTCATTTTTGCCAAAGGATATTTCCGTAGAGAGCATTCGGCAGGTGAATGATACGGCTCATGCTAGATTTGATGCTACCGAAAGAGAATACCAGTACTTTATTGCGTTGCGTAAAGATCCATTTCAGCAAGAATTGGCCTACCAAATTTATCAAACACCTAATGTTGACTTAATGAACGAGGCGGCTAAAATCCTATTAGGCTATAGTGATTTTCAATGCTTTTCACGTTCTAACACCGACGTAAAGACTTACCTTTGTGATATTACCAAGGCGGTGTGGGAAATAGATCAGAAAGGGTTGCGTTTCACTATAACTGCCAATCGTTTTTTGCGAAATATGGTACGAGCGATTGTAGGAACACTCTTAGACGTAGGTTTCGGTAAGACAAGCTTGGCAGAATTGCATGAGATTATTGCTAGTAAAGACAGAAAAAATGCAGGAGCTTCGGCACCAGCACACGGTCTTTACCTAACAAAAGTGACGTATCCTAATACAATTTTTATAAAAAATTAA